Genomic segment of Coffea arabica cultivar ET-39 chromosome 1e, Coffea Arabica ET-39 HiFi, whole genome shotgun sequence:
GCATTGGACAAAAATCCCAATTTGATCGTTAGTCCATGAATTTCACAGCCGCTACATAGATCTTTAGCCGCAGCACAAGCCTTGAATAAAGAAGGAAAAGTATGTGCATCGAGAGGAAAATCCAACATCCGCATTTCCTTGTACAATTCCAACGCTCCCAAAGGTCGATCATTTCCAACACAAGCACCAATCATGGCATTCCAAGCAAAAATATTCAACTcaagcatttcatcaaacacctTCCTGGCATCCAACAACGACCCACATTTCCCATACATGAAGACAAGCTTAGTATCTAGAAATACTGCATCAGCAACGGACTTTGATTTTAAAACGTGGGCGTGAATTTGCTGGCCTTGTGACAATGCTTTTTGGGCTGCACAAAGCTCAAGAATTAAGGAGTAGGCCTCATCTGGAGGTTTATAAGAATGGTCTGGGCTTGTCAAGTCGTTGCCAAATGATCTGAAGGCTTCTCTGAGCTTCCCTTCTTGACATATTTCTCTGAGAGAAAAGGTTTTAACGGGGTATTTTACGAAAGGTGGAATCCCGTTAGTTTTGCTGGAAGTGGAATTTATGGTAGAGGTAGGAGGGAAGGGAAGGTGCGGGCTCAATCGCAGGCTCAAAGTAGCCATTACTGAAGGCTCAATTGCATTTGCATGTCATTTGTGCAATTTGGCATGTGAGGATTCAGAATCAGAACTTTGCAATAGTAACTAACCTTGATATAAAATATGTTCATCACCAGCACCAAGATCCGTTGTCGTCCAGCGGTTAGGATATCTGGCTTTCACCCAGGAGACCCGGGTTCGATTCCCGGCAACGGAAGGAAAGGTGTTGAAGGACTCTTCGGATTGTATCCtttttgaaaacaaaagtactctaaaaagtTTTTTGTTCCCTCTACTCTTTTAAAAGTTTTTTCTCCCCATGAAATAAAATATATTACAACTATTTTAAAAGTTCTTTTATCAACtcttttaaaagttttttttctCATGAAATAAAATATATTACATCTCTTTTAAAAGTTTGTTTTCTCATGAAATAAAATATATTACAAGTTTATAATCAAGCAAGAAGGAAAGAATTCACAATTTTAAAAGAGTGATAAAATATTCTTGTTATGAAAGGAGTGAAGGACAATATaagtagtatttttttttttgtaaaaatataaaaataaatcaaatttttgtTAGCATAAAAAATCTAGTTTATGATAATAAATCCAGTTTCCTAATTGTGACACGTTTAATTACTcgaatttaatatttttgctgATAATTCTAATCAAAATCTATTTTTTGGATCAGAACAAATACTGGAATCAATAATCAAAGATCAAAGTAAGGAGGAAGGGAAAGAcatcaaaaagaaaaactaaaacgaATAGAGGGATGAACCAattaaaaaagacaaaaaaggaaagaaatgctgattacttgaaagttatccCATGCGGGGGAATGAATGGATGAACTTAGCTTGCTCACAGATGTAAAGAAACCGATTCGTAGAAACTAAAATGGGTTAACGGTAGTTTGAACCCCTAAAGTATCACCGATTAGAGCTTGCACCATAAACTACTAACTGTTACACGCAGCTGCTTTGGGTACTGAAATGATTTAGCAGACAAAAAGCGGCTAATCACGATTTAACAGAAAAACATTTCCCTTCCATGCTATTAAAATACAGAATGGGCGGAACCTAAGGCCCACACTCCATTTTTGTACACGATGTATAAGAATTGTACATTTGATCAtatattttgaaacaaaaagggGGTGACGACAGCCCCTCCTCCATACACGGAAAATGAATTTAAGCCAAAAGAATACCCACTCTATGAACCGCTTACCCTCCACAAAACTTCATTCTCCAGGTAACAAAAAGCTGAATCTTGAGCAACAAATCCTGCTATACAACCTCATTGACTCATTTACCCTACTTATGTACAACAGCCTCGGGAAAGTTGATACCTTGCTCATCCAAAAGTCAAGACCCACCTTCCGCGTGAACCCACCAAGAAGGCAACATATGATACACCCAGCCTCCCGCATGCTTATCTTTGAAGGCACTAGGCAAAGAACGGAGACTGTATGCTTCAGAAGTATCATAAGCACCAACAGATTACTTCCCCCATCTCAAAGATCGGTAGTTTCTGTTGTCGTCCAGCACTTGTCTTATTAGTCTGAGGTGGCGCTAACGTCCCTTCTTTCGAAAATGAAAGAGAACTTGTTCAGGGACAGATATCAAAAGCCGGACATAGTGGTCCTCAACAAAAAAATATCGTTGAATTCTCATCGTTACCCCTGATTAATTGAAGATTTCAAGCTTTCATCTGGCAGCATCCATGAAACTAAGTGTCCACCAGAGTCCCCGCTCAGTAACTGCTTTAGATCACTTGTAAGGTGGAGAGCAGTGACAGGATGCTTGTGAAACTTCAATACCTTGTGCAGAACCAACCTGTACTCAGGCACTTCATGTCCAAGGTTTAAGCCCCCAGTCAAGTTTCCAGTCATTTTGGTTGGGACTACATCCTCAGAGCAGTGAACCATTTTCCAGACCTTAACAGCCCCACTCTGGTGACCAGAGACATACCAGTTAGCTTCCAGCCAATCAGAGAAGGTACACCCTGTAAGTGATAGTATAAAATCAGATGGGAGTTGTGATGTGTTGACAACTGCAAGGCAGTCACCGTTGATGCTCCAAACAGCAAGTGTAACACCTGCTGCAGTCGCAATTTCCCCAGTCAAATCATTTACGTATACTGCAGAAACTGGAGAAGGGAACTCAGGAAGCTGCCTAACAAAAACTAATGAGCTAAGATCCCATAGTATAACAGTACAATCATCTGACCCGCTCACAATCATCATGTAAGGCTGACTGACATGAAGGCTTGTTATTTTGGCTGTGTGAGCACAAAGTGTCCGCTCCGACTGCAGTTGCCTTAGAGCACGTGGCCCATCTTTAACAACACGCCAAACACAAAGCAACCCGTCATCCCCCCCAGTAACCAGAATCTGGCCATCATGGCTAGCACTGGTGCACTGTATCTGGTTGCCTCCATGAAGATTTTCATGAGTTGAGAGAAGCCTATCTTGATCATAGCCCATAAACCTCAAGCTACGATCAGGAAAACCCCAGGCAATGTATTTGGCATATGTTCTGGGTTTCAGCAAAGTATTTGCCCCAGCCACAAGAATCTTGTCACTGAAAGTTACTATCTGAGATATAGAGGATGAGTTCTTACGTATCTCATGAGGAACAAGATGCAGAGAGTGTTTGAGTGGATGAGGAGGTAATTTTCTGTCAGACCGCCGTTTAGGGTGTGGCTTAAGAAATAGTTGTTTAGGAGTCTGCCCAAAGTGATTAATCTGTGCTAAAATCGAGGCTTTCATTGCTGGATCTGTTACTGAGTCAATATCAACGCTGCCTTCGTAGGTATAATGATAGAAGACATTTACTGCTGCTTCAGCAGCCTAtcattgcagaaacaaattTGAGCTAGAAATAGACAAATTAAGTATACTAAGAAAAACAGTGAATAAAATAAAGAAGATAAATCATTAGCATGACAGAATTGTTAACAGCAATATAATAGATATCAGTTTTCTCTTGTCCGTTTAATCAAATGGAAATACAGAACCAAACTGTTATAGCAGTAGAAATAAGTCTTGGATGAACGTGCACCAAGCATCTAATAAAGCAAGGCAGTAGACTGACTTCAGTACACGAAATCGATGAACTAACAAAAGAAGACAACTTCATTGAATTGGACTTAAGATTCCAGTATTTTTCACTTCTCATCTTGTACCTCTTGTGCAATGCTTAAATGAAAAGAGAGAATAGTGCTAAAAGTGAACAGCTAGGAAACAAGACATCGATATCAGAATAGAGAAAAGAGCTCAGAACCTAGCCCTACCATCTGGGCACTTGACTTAGAAATCAAATGAGGATTCAAGCATAAGGTTCACATAGATTAGGCAACAGTTAGAACCTAGCTGTTAAGATGGGTTACAAATGCTAAATGACTACAAGAATATTATATGTCAGATGTTAAAGAGAAAGCAAAGATACATTGTAAAGAGTTAAAATTTACGGAAACACAGAAGTCAAAGTTGCCCACCTTTCCTCTCTGCTTGTACCCAAAGATAAGGTCTATCCAGTGATGCAGATTCTCGGAAACATAGTCAGACTCCAATGCTCCCCTGTGCTTCCTGATGAACTCTCTTACACTGGATTTTGCCCAAGGAGGTAATATGACATCATTAACCTAGCAAACAAGACATGCTCTTAGGACGGCTGTTATCCTGTGGGAAAAAAAGGCAATAGGAAGAAGGAAATTTTTACAAATAAGACAAACCTTTTCCCCTGATTGTTTCTCACCCAAGTCAAGATTGAATCtgttttccagaaattctggCATATAGAAGAACTCTGGTATCAGTTCCTTGACATCTGATGTATTACCTTTTCCAGCAGCACTTGACCATGTATCCTTTATACTATTGAAAAGACGATCAGCATGATCAAACTGTCCACCCTGCAGCTTCTGGTTCTCAGTACTGAATGGTGGCAGGCGTATAAGGTAAAAGAGCACAATCCCAGCACTAGAATAATGAGACCCATAATGAAATTTGGGAACTTCAGGATCATCCCAGCTTTCATATCTGATGGagaaagaaaattaataaataataaatttaatCCTGGATCAAAGTGACTCGAGAAATGATATACAAGACAATGCCATGAAAAACTAGAAGGCATTGAGATAGTTTATGAGAGCTAAAAGGCCAACCTTTTCCTAAACTCCTCTTCTCCTTCTGGTGTTTGACACCCCATTGGTTTGTCAAGCCTGCGGAATGTTTTGGGATCTGACAAGTCCAGATCTTCACTCTCATAATCAGCCAAAACCCAGGGAAAAACTGGATATTGTGTCAAATCACTATATCCACGACCAGCTAAAGTGTTTAGATGCATTAGATACTGAAAGTTGCTGATTTctccattttgccacctcttgGAAAACGATTTGGCCATAACCTTAAAAAGGCGACTGCCTTCATTGCTTTCCTGTTTTGTTGAACCTGAGATTGTTGTGTCCAACCTGTTCACAAAGTTACCAATATTAGGCATCTTGTATCAACTTTTAAGGGcacagaaaacaaaaaggaactcTGTCAGCTGCAGTGAAATAACATAATCTCACAACTGAATGAAGCCTATCCAAATACCAGTTCAAGTAAAAATGGAAATCCAGAAAATTGCTGTAAAAAGATTAATTTTCGAGGAAAAAACATAGTTAGGAAAAGAAAGGCAATTGAGAGTAGtcataagaagtaaatcaaacaaaatgtaTCTCAGCCTTAGGATCAGTACAAACGAAATCTCCACTAGTGATGCAAATGCATTATAAaagcaaaaatccaaaaaaagaaGCCTACAATCTAATCTTTGCTCAAGCCGATGACAAagcatcaataattcaaccagaTGAGTAACTGTAGTACCTTGAAATCCTGAGGCTACAAGCTAAAATAGTATTAGCCATGAGTAACATCAATACCTATTACGCAGGGTGTATGCGTCTTTGCTAATATATATTTCTCCCATAGAAGACTAAATAATAACACATAAATAGACAAGTTGGGGAGCAAAAACGTACATGCTGTTTCTAGGGAGATTCATGGCAACTAAATTTCTGAATATGTCTTCTCTCTCCTTTTTGTGGAAGACAAGAAGATCATTGCAACCATCCATGCTAAATATTTCAATAGCAACAGGTCGAAGTTGATAATCACGCTTCAAAATCTCATGAACACTATTAAGCTTCCACATTCGCCATAGATGGGGCACATTTCCACTACTATACACCTTTTCCTTTCCCCAAGCACCCCCATTATAAGCCCATGCCCTTCCACCAACATATGTCTTTACTGCTGCACCCCAGGAGGAAGTTGACTTGGAATGAGACTCCATACTGAGAGAAAAATCTTTCTTTACACCCAATGCCTGATCAATGACAGATAGGTCGTCTTCAGATTCTTTCTCAAATATGCACCCAGAATCATCAATATAAAAGTTCTCAATGACATATAAAGATAGTTCTCCAATGAGAAAGATACCATCATGCTTATCAAGACCAACAACTCTCTCacaattgtacttgtactttatccTCTCAAAAGGTTCCAGATAAGGTCTGATCAAGTATTCACCATTATCATTCAACTCCTTATCAGATTTGTCCTCAACCACTTTCACTTCGTCAACTCTCATTGAAGAAGACTGCCTTGGAGACCCTAGATCTGACTTTCCTTGAACACTATCCGCTCTTCGAAATGAGGCAGCACTGGACTTCACACCAAATTCAGCAGCAGAGTGAACACTCATTTCATTTATACTGCTGTCCCGATCTTCAAGCCATCCAGCTCTACTAGAAGCAACATCTTTTACATCATCTGATTCTTTCAAATTCGACTCAACATACATCTCACCATCAGAAGAATCCTCTTTTATATTGCCATTTAAAAGATTGAAAAACAAATCAGACTCATCAGAAGTATTGAGTTCATTTTCAGGTTTTTCCTTTGACAGTTCTAAGTCCTCTAACTCAAACTGTCCATGCAGAACATTCTGAATGGTATCAATCGTTAGTTTGCACCTTTCAAGCTTTTTACGCATCCTGTATGGACCTTCAATGGGGCAAAGCTGCCATTCCAGCTCCTCACTTGTTGAGGATTTACGCATTGGAAAGATTCCACGCTCATGTACAAGTTGCTGGAGATGTGCTTGCCACTCACTTTCAGCATGGAGCACCCAACCGTACTTATCTTGTCGGACAACTCTTAATTCAGTAGCCATTGCATCACGAACCAATTCAAGTGCAATTCTCCGTTCATTTACCTGATCCCAATGTCTTTGGTCTAACTTTGATATGTCCCTTGACTTTCTCCCCATTTCTCTTTTACGACGACCATCCATACCTTTTATCCTCACTCCAGGAAACTTGGACGAACCAGCAATATACTGAACCCACATAATTGCAGCACACTGTTCCATAACTTTATTGACAATTTGTTCAGAAAGGTGGAGCCACTCATAAAATGCTGATAAACTTCCAGTTAAAAGCTTGTCAAAACCACCGTGTAGGACATCCAGAGGAAGCCCTTGGTTAGGTTTGGAGACGAGCAAGTCCTCAAATGCAACCCTACGATGCACCAGAAGATACTTGAGAATATCAACAGCAATGCTCTGTACATTTTGTCTATTGTCCCGCAGTAGTGATATCAGATTAACACAGAGGCAGCAATTAAGATCAGTGTCAAGGTTGCTGGGGCAAAATATTAACCGTCTATGAGCAACTAGTAACTGCAAAACTGTACAAATATCAACAGTTCTATCTTCAGGTAAACTGTTTGGGAACAATCTTTTCTGCTCCATTTGCAAGCCTAAGCTTGAAAGAAGTTCATCTTCTCCTAAAGTGATCAAGAATGAGGGAAGGAAACAGAACAATATCATTCGGTTCATATTCTTGAACAATGCATGTATGTAGGCATCAAGCTGCCTGCTTCCTCTACCAATCGATAACAGCCCTTTTGCAGTGGGAGTTGCCTCTTCAATTCGACCATCCTTGTTTGCCAGTTGCAACACGGACAAGAGGAATTCCAAAGTCTTCAATACATCAGCAGGCCGAGGAAAAGCCCCCATATACACACGATCGACTATCATCCAGCATAAAGCATCCAAGTTCAAGGACCAGCGGCTCTTATCTAACTTTTTCTCATTTTCCTCATCATCACGCAGTAGCTGCCTTTCAACAAAGTTCATCAATCTACTAAGGCACAACCCCTGAAAAACTAAAACAGATTCAGCATCAACATATATAGGGACACTTTCCAGAATAGTCTCAATGAGAGGAGCTGATTTGATTTGTTCAGTAACAAAATCAGAAAGAACTTCTGCCATAAAATCCAACACAGCAGTAGCTCCAGCAGAACATGGCCCACCACCATAACCAGAATCATCCACTTCAAGAAGTAGCTTCGGGTTCAGTGCAAATAATGTGTTTGCAGAAAACTGTCCCTGAGAACCGGACTTAAGATCAGAAGAAGGTTCGATTTCATTAATAGATGTAGAAGATTCCATAGAAGGAGTGTCTGCCAAATGCCCTTTCAATTCACTGTGACTCACTGATCCTAGCCATGAAGTCAATGCCACAATAGGAGTTGAGGAAGTTGTGACTGAGATTCTAGAACTAGATCTCTCAGATACATTAGGGGATTCAAACTGAGAATCTTCGAGAACTTGATCTTGTGTGCTTTTTGCATCACGGAAACTTAACTCATTACTGCCAGAAGTCACAGTGGACCCCTGGTCACCAGGTTCTACATCTGAATTAGGAATTGATTGAACATCTTCTTGAACTACTTTCTCCACCTCCTGCTGCGATGCAGTATTATATACTTCTGATATATGACCAACCATATTATTTGGCATAATGGCAACATCTTCAGAACTTGTACTAACCTGCCCCTGAGGAAAGCTCCCTATGCTTATTGAAGTCTTAATGGATTGTTCTTGTTCTTGAGGCAAGCTTGAGAAAGTGTTCTGAGAGCTGCAGGTATCATCACCATCATTTATGTTCTTCTCTCCTACCTTTACAGATAGATCTTTTGCCATCTTCAGAGCATGAGCAGccctaaataaaaaaaaaagtccaacGATTCGACTACATGAGAAGAATTCACTTGAGAAAGATATATTCCTCAATATATGCAATTATTAGTTTTCTTGGACGTTACCTTATCTCCATTTCGTAAATTAAAAGCATTTGAAACACCAGTGAACCTCAACAAAATAAGATTATTgagaaagaacaaaaaaatcaaaagcatACATACCTCACACAGGAAAAATAAAGGTCAACACAGCCTTCTAGAAATTCAGCTCGTCTGCAGACAGCAGAGAAAGGAGGACACATCTTTGCCAGATCAACCATGAATCTAAGGACTGAGGTAGCAGCAGCAGGAGCAGGAGCTTCTCCCCCCATAAGGCGAGCTGCATAAGTTTTGTGCATCAGTGCTTCGCCCTGAAGATCTCCACCGATGTCTGCATTTCCTTCTACTAGTTCTGCCACCAGACCGACACCAACTTGCGAAAAATTGCCTGTTTGGTGGGCAAGCATTGACTGCATAGATAACCTATCAAATGTTGATTTTGCCATTGCAACCACTGCATCTAATAATTCAACAAATTTTAACTCCCTGTAGTTTCCGTCATTTGGCATAAGGGCATGGAAGTCGAGCATTCGGACTTCTGGTAATCTTGGATAAACAGGCTTgccaaatatcaaacaaaacAGAATATAATAAATATCCGGAGAGTCATAAAAACTTGGAAGCACCCTTGCCAAACCTTGATATCCTCCGCTTGAACGAAACTTGAGTGTGAACGTAGGGGAAGACGCAAGGCAGACACCAAGAAGAGTCATGATCCATCTCATGCTTGTAGGATGAACAGCTTCATCAAGAAAATAAGTTATCAATTTTGATGAAACAATTTTATGCCACTGCTCAAGCAACTCCTCTGATTTGATTGTCACCTGTAGATCAATTAGCATCTCAAGTAGCATATTTCTTACTATAACATGTTTCCCCATTGCCTCTCGTGTTATTTGATGACGTGACATCAGTTCTGGTGGATCAAATGTCATAATTGTAAACCTAACCACGTGTTCCAACTCAGAAGCCAGAAATCCATCTTCCAAAATAACCCCTAATAGTACAACTAGTTTCTCTAACACAGGAACTTCAACATCACCCCTTTGAAGAGTTACTAGTAGATGTTGAACAAGGTTAATTCTCCGAAGAATTGTGAGATTATGGTTTCTGTACCAATGCATGGAGACTAGATGCTCAAGAAAGCCCAAAAGAGCAATTTGAATAGGTACTGGAGCTGTGACCCAAAGGGTCCAGTCCAACAAGACATGCTCAACCATGTCAGCATTTGATAAAACTATGCAGTTAGATGTTTCAGAAGGCATGTCAGATGTTTCAAGCTCTGAAATATGACTAAATGAATCTTTTTGGGCagagaaatcatccaaatctcCATGAGACCCAACTGATGAAAACTCATCACggaattttgataaattaagCTCCTCAAAGCTGGTTTCTGGAGGGGATAGAGTAGGTGATAAATTACGAGGAATTTCAACCTTCCTGGGTTCAGAAAAAGATGCTTCACATGCAGCAATCTGGAAAAAGATCTCAAGTGATTGCATGTCAAACAATGACATCCTGCGATGCAAAAAAAGAGCAAGCAAGTGGTATCCTCGGTATTTTTGCATGTCTCTCACATTCTGAGGATTCTGATGAAGTGCACAGGCAAGTAATGTCAAGGCCATGTGCAACATCTCCCTGGTTTCAGAAGCTTCAACAAGGGCTAGGACAACAGCCATTCCACCAATTGGGCGAATGGAGTCACCAATCACACACTGCTTACAAACAAAAACATCGCCAAGAAGCCGTCCAAAACGTGGTATTCctggggaaaaacaaaagaaagatgaaaCTAGAATGAACAAATAAAGGATACAAAAACAGACTTATTTGATATACGACATTTATAAATCAAAAACAGGGAAAGGAGTTGATAATTCACTCACCACCAATAGGAGAAGCTGCAGAGGACATTGGATCAACAAGATTGAGCAAAGAAGAAGTTCCAGAAGCACGCAGTAATTCTGTACTCGTGCCATCAAATGCAAATATCAGTTTCTTACCCAAAAGCTGGAGCGACAGGTTTCCAAGTTTTTCTGAATCCCAAACAAACCCACTACGATCAGCCTTTGAGCTACCTGTCTTGCCTGCACCCTCAGGCTTTTGCGTGCCAGAAGAAAGAAGTAAATCAGTGTCCAAAGCATCTAAAATGGCCATACTACCTCCACCACATGCTTGGTTTGGAACAAATTGCAAAAGATCAGTATCTTGAAACAGCCCCTTATATCCTCTTCCGAGAATATACATGAAACAAATAGAACCT
This window contains:
- the LOC113733024 gene encoding protein SPIRRIG-like isoform X2, whose translation is MFNKKSTMKWATLLKDFKEKVGLSQTPSAAASSSSSSSAVSSPFPDYNAFSSNQEFSSSPSRDKYELELDFKRYWEEFRSSISEKEKEKALNLTIDVFCRLVKQHGNVAQLITMLVETHIFSFVVGRAFVTDIEKLKLSSKTRSLEVRRVLNFFAEVTKDGVRPGANLLHAVEVLVSGPIDKQSLLDSGILCCLIHVLNALLGPDGGNQRQKILDHQEPLLTEGIQNDDNGYARRLEVEASVVHVMKALASHPSAAQSLIEDNSLQLLFQMVANGSLVVFSQYKEGLVPLHNIQLHRHAMQILGLLLVNDNGSTAKYIRKHHLIKVLLMAVKDFDPDCGDSAYTMGIVDLLLECVELSYRPDAGGIRLREDIHNAHGYQFLVQFALVLAKDKGGQRFHSNCIPSEGPALGNLSSDDCIESKNTGEKGSELSSKCLSPTLSRLLDVLVNLAQAGRADSYGSPGSKVSRGSHAKPAGHGRSRTSSADRLTDELWEKDNDKIKDLEAVQMFQDIFLKAGSRELQAEVLNRMFKIFSSHIENYKLCQQLRTVPLLILNMAGFPPSLQEIILKILEYAVTVVNCIPEQELLSLCCLLQQPITSELKHTILSFFVKLLSFDQQYKKVLREVGVLEVLLDDLKQHKLLLGPDQQKNDLNQLERKSSSSNFKKHMDSKDTILSSPKLLESSSGKLPLFEIEGTIAVSWDCMVSLLRKAEANQASFRSSSGVPFVLPFLVSDIHRPGVLRVLSCLIIEDSAQVHPEELGALVEVLKSGMVTSASGSQYRLQDDAKCDTFGALWRILGINGSAQRVFGEATGFSLLLTTLHSFQNDGYTKEYSLAVYIKVFTYLLRVITAGVCDNAVNRVKLHSVISSQTFYDLLLESGLICVECERQVIQLLLELALEIVLPPFLSSEAVASSDNLENGSVSSLMIIPSGSSVPDKERVYNAGAVRVLIRSLLLFTPKVQLEVLNMIEKLARASSFNQENLTSVGCVELLLETIYPFLSGSSPLLSYALKIVEVLGAYKLSTLELRVLVRYILQMRLASSGRFLFDMVEKLILTEDMDSENVSLAPFVEMDTSKLGHASIQVPLGERSWPPAAGYSFVCWFQFRKFLKSPLKEAEASRPGSSRRQSVTGGQLPIFLRIFSVGAADSGSTFYAELRLDEDGVLTLATSSSSSLSFSGLEIEEGRWHHLAVVHSKPNALAGLFQASFAYVYLNGKLRHTGKLGYSPSPAGKPLQVTIGTPATCARISDLSWKLRSCYLFEEVLSPGSICFMYILGRGYKGLFQDTDLLQFVPNQACGGGSMAILDALDTDLLLSSGTQKPEGAGKTGSSKADRSGFVWDSEKLGNLSLQLLGKKLIFAFDGTSTELLRASGTSSLLNLVDPMSSAASPIGGIPRFGRLLGDVFVCKQCVIGDSIRPIGGMAVVLALVEASETREMLHMALTLLACALHQNPQNVRDMQKYRGYHLLALFLHRRMSLFDMQSLEIFFQIAACEASFSEPRKVEIPRNLSPTLSPPETSFEELNLSKFRDEFSSVGSHGDLDDFSAQKDSFSHISELETSDMPSETSNCIVLSNADMVEHVLLDWTLWVTAPVPIQIALLGFLEHLVSMHWYRNHNLTILRRINLVQHLLVTLQRGDVEVPVLEKLVVLLGVILEDGFLASELEHVVRFTIMTFDPPELMSRHQITREAMGKHVIVRNMLLEMLIDLQVTIKSEELLEQWHKIVSSKLITYFLDEAVHPTSMRWIMTLLGVCLASSPTFTLKFRSSGGYQGLARVLPSFYDSPDIYYILFCLIFGKPVYPRLPEVRMLDFHALMPNDGNYRELKFVELLDAVVAMAKSTFDRLSMQSMLAHQTGNFSQVGVGLVAELVEGNADIGGDLQGEALMHKTYAARLMGGEAPAPAAATSVLRFMVDLAKMCPPFSAVCRRAEFLEGCVDLYFSCVRAAHALKMAKDLSVKVGEKNINDGDDTCSSQNTFSSLPQEQEQSIKTSISIGSFPQGQVSTSSEDVAIMPNNMVGHISEVYNTASQQEVEKVVQEDVQSIPNSDVEPGDQGSTVTSGSNELSFRDAKSTQDQVLEDSQFESPNVSERSSSRISVTTSSTPIVALTSWLGSVSHSELKGHLADTPSMESSTSINEIEPSSDLKSGSQGQFSANTLFALNPKLLLEVDDSGYGGGPCSAGATAVLDFMAEVLSDFVTEQIKSAPLIETILESVPIYVDAESVLVFQGLCLSRLMNFVERQLLRDDEENEKKLDKSRWSLNLDALCWMIVDRVYMGAFPRPADVLKTLEFLLSVLQLANKDGRIEEATPTAKGLLSIGRGSRQLDAYIHALFKNMNRMILFCFLPSFLITLGEDELLSSLGLQMEQKRLFPNSLPEDRTVDICTVLQLLVAHRRLIFCPSNLDTDLNCCLCVNLISLLRDNRQNVQSIAVDILKYLLVHRRVAFEDLLVSKPNQGLPLDVLHGGFDKLLTGSLSAFYEWLHLSEQIVNKVMEQCAAIMWVQYIAGSSKFPGVRIKGMDGRRKREMGRKSRDISKLDQRHWDQVNERRIALELVRDAMATELRVVRQDKYGWVLHAESEWQAHLQQLVHERGIFPMRKSSTSEELEWQLCPIEGPYRMRKKLERCKLTIDTIQNVLHGQFELEDLELSKEKPENELNTSDESDLFFNLLNGNIKEDSSDGEMYVESNLKESDDVKDVASSRAGWLEDRDSSINEMSVHSAAEFGVKSSAASFRRADSVQGKSDLGSPRQSSSMRVDEVKVVEDKSDKELNDNGEYLIRPYLEPFERIKYKYNCERVVGLDKHDGIFLIGELSLYVIENFYIDDSGCIFEKESEDDLSVIDQALGVKKDFSLSMESHSKSTSSWGAAVKTYVGGRAWAYNGGAWGKEKVYSSGNVPHLWRMWKLNSVHEILKRDYQLRPVAIEIFSMDGCNDLLVFHKKEREDIFRNLVAMNLPRNSMLDTTISGSTKQESNEGSRLFKVMAKSFSKRWQNGEISNFQYLMHLNTLAGRGYSDLTQYPVFPWVLADYESEDLDLSDPKTFRRLDKPMGCQTPEGEEEFRKRYESWDDPEVPKFHYGSHYSSAGIVLFYLIRLPPFSTENQKLQGGQFDHADRLFNSIKDTWSSAAGKGNTSDVKELIPEFFYMPEFLENRFNLDLGEKQSGEKVNDVILPPWAKSSVREFIRKHRGALESDYVSENLHHWIDLIFGYKQRGKLKFVSAMIGC